One segment of Halococcus salsus DNA contains the following:
- a CDS encoding VOC family protein, whose product MGEISRLHHVTAFASDPQRNLDFFTEVIGLRFIKRTVRFDIPEEIYHLYYGDEAGTAGSIVTYFPVTDMNEGLVGKGQISAAGLVIPEDSVEYWIDRFEEHDVEHTVEERFGETAIGFTDPDGTPFELVTGESDIDPWDGGPVPAEHGVRGLHSVTIHSNDPAGTFRALETMDWSRVGRADYPQAGDHVRYQAPGDRKGANYVDVLVRPNAPQGVQGTGTFLHVAFDTGEKWEQKEWSERFREAGLITTSRKDRDYFWSMYFTEPGGATFEFATEGPGVTLDESIDALGSELKVPDWLDVDVSEIDEQLPDLTTD is encoded by the coding sequence ATGGGAGAAATAAGCCGACTACACCACGTAACGGCGTTCGCGAGCGACCCGCAGCGGAACCTGGACTTCTTCACCGAGGTGATCGGGCTGCGGTTCATCAAGCGAACGGTTCGATTCGACATCCCCGAGGAGATCTACCACCTCTACTACGGGGACGAGGCCGGAACGGCCGGCTCGATCGTGACGTACTTCCCGGTTACGGACATGAACGAGGGCCTCGTCGGGAAGGGACAGATCAGCGCGGCCGGCCTCGTCATCCCCGAGGACTCGGTCGAGTACTGGATCGACCGCTTCGAGGAGCACGACGTCGAGCACACCGTCGAGGAACGCTTCGGCGAGACCGCGATCGGCTTCACCGACCCCGACGGAACACCGTTCGAACTCGTCACCGGCGAGTCCGACATCGACCCGTGGGACGGCGGACCGGTCCCCGCGGAACACGGCGTTCGAGGGCTCCACAGCGTCACGATACACTCGAACGACCCGGCGGGGACCTTCCGGGCGCTCGAAACGATGGACTGGAGCCGGGTCGGTCGGGCCGACTACCCACAGGCCGGCGACCACGTCCGGTATCAGGCCCCCGGCGACAGGAAAGGCGCGAACTACGTCGACGTGCTCGTTCGCCCGAACGCGCCACAGGGAGTCCAAGGAACGGGAACCTTCCTGCACGTCGCCTTCGACACCGGCGAGAAGTGGGAGCAAAAGGAGTGGAGCGAGCGTTTCCGCGAGGCGGGCCTGATCACGACCTCGCGGAAGGACCGCGACTACTTCTGGTCGATGTACTTCACCGAGCCCGGCGGTGCGACTTTCGAGTTCGCGACCGAGGGCCCAGGAGTAACGCTCGACGAGAGCATCGACGCGCTCGGGTCGGAGCTCAAGGTGCCGGACTGGCTCGACGTCGACGTGAGCGAGATCGACGAACAGCTCCCCGACCTCACGACGGACTGA
- a CDS encoding TatD family hydrolase, translating to MEPERATPTRRPTDADYTTEPDDELPVELTTLPWIDVHNHAHTLSWNDRERFALSGCHEMVMMAAAYYWTPYKPVAPEDVRYLWDDALNRLDPIRRSHVFDASLGIGIHTGARVENVEELLDVMPDYLEHDAVRAVGEIGITGSQHVSRWELDAQRTVMREQLQLAADYDLPAVVHTPPNLDNVDVPYRERGPIPGYELNSDLQQESVIEAADTKRAATELDVELAEEAGLPDEQLVLSHADRDIAPFVLENTDAYLSFTISYPWLLGTTARDVAAVIDEYGPDRVMMETDSAGILRSDVFSFRRAIFDLYRLGIEVETIREVVYENPRRVLS from the coding sequence ATGGAACCAGAACGAGCCACCCCGACGAGACGACCCACCGACGCCGACTACACGACCGAACCGGACGACGAGCTTCCCGTCGAGCTGACGACGCTCCCGTGGATCGACGTCCACAACCACGCACACACCCTCTCGTGGAACGACCGGGAGCGGTTCGCGCTGAGCGGCTGTCACGAGATGGTGATGATGGCCGCGGCGTACTACTGGACACCGTACAAGCCGGTCGCGCCCGAAGACGTTCGCTACCTCTGGGACGACGCGCTCAATCGGCTCGACCCGATCCGCCGGTCACACGTCTTCGATGCGAGTCTGGGTATCGGGATCCACACCGGCGCGCGCGTCGAGAACGTCGAGGAACTGCTCGACGTGATGCCCGACTACCTCGAACACGACGCGGTCCGGGCCGTCGGCGAGATCGGTATCACCGGGTCACAGCACGTGAGTCGGTGGGAGCTCGACGCACAGCGAACGGTGATGCGCGAGCAGTTGCAACTCGCCGCCGACTACGACCTCCCGGCCGTCGTCCACACGCCGCCGAACCTCGACAATGTGGACGTCCCCTACCGGGAGCGGGGGCCGATCCCCGGCTACGAACTGAACAGCGACCTCCAGCAGGAGTCGGTCATCGAAGCCGCGGACACGAAACGCGCTGCGACGGAGCTGGACGTCGAACTCGCCGAGGAGGCGGGTCTCCCCGACGAGCAGCTGGTGCTCTCCCACGCCGACCGTGACATCGCCCCGTTCGTGCTCGAGAACACCGACGCGTACCTGAGCTTCACGATCAGCTATCCCTGGCTGCTCGGGACCACGGCACGGGACGTCGCGGCCGTTATCGACGAGTACGGGCCGGACCGCGTCATGATGGAGACCGACAGCGCGGGCATCCTCCGAAGCGACGTCTTCTCGTTCAGACGGGCGATCTTCGACCTCTATCGGCTGGGCATCGAGGTCGAGACGATCCGCGAGGTCGTCTACGAGAACCCCCGTCGCGTGCTGAGCTGA
- a CDS encoding fumarylacetoacetate hydrolase family protein gives MRIGRFGADDDAAWVGVVDGETVYNVPEAAAEIGVDLPGGTVDLLSTWGWREKVELAVEYAAETGEATYDLDSLDRHAPITDPAKVICVGLNYADHADEGGFEAPDAPVLFSKFPTALTGPGAAIEWDPTLTEAVDYEGELVAVIGDRARNVDPENALDHLAGYTVGNDVSARDLQMADEQWVRGKSLDTFGPIGPDIVTPDEIPDLGDLDVWTEVNGERLQASNTRHLIFGIDELVSFCSRAFTLEPGDVIYTGTPDGVGYFRDPQVLLEDGDSVTVGVEGVGELHNHCHSDQ, from the coding sequence ATGAGGATCGGACGGTTCGGGGCCGACGACGACGCGGCGTGGGTGGGTGTGGTCGACGGCGAGACGGTTTACAACGTCCCGGAGGCGGCAGCCGAGATCGGTGTCGACCTCCCCGGGGGAACCGTCGACCTCCTCTCGACGTGGGGCTGGCGAGAGAAGGTCGAACTCGCCGTCGAGTACGCTGCCGAGACGGGTGAGGCGACCTACGACCTCGACTCGCTCGACCGGCACGCCCCGATCACCGACCCGGCGAAGGTGATCTGCGTCGGGTTGAACTACGCCGACCACGCCGACGAGGGCGGGTTCGAGGCACCCGACGCGCCGGTGTTGTTCTCGAAGTTCCCCACGGCGCTCACCGGACCGGGGGCGGCGATCGAGTGGGACCCGACGCTCACGGAGGCGGTCGACTACGAGGGCGAACTCGTCGCCGTCATCGGGGACCGAGCCCGGAACGTCGACCCGGAGAACGCGCTCGACCACCTGGCCGGCTACACGGTGGGGAACGACGTCTCCGCGCGCGACCTCCAGATGGCCGACGAGCAGTGGGTTCGCGGCAAGAGCCTCGACACCTTCGGCCCGATCGGCCCCGACATCGTTACCCCCGACGAGATCCCCGACCTCGGGGACCTCGACGTCTGGACCGAGGTCAACGGCGAGCGGCTTCAAGCGTCGAACACCCGTCACCTCATCTTCGGGATCGACGAGCTGGTCTCGTTCTGCTCGCGGGCCTTCACCCTCGAACCCGGCGACGTGATCTACACTGGGACGCCCGACGGCGTCGGCTACTTCAGGGACCCCCAGGTCCTGCTCGAGGACGGCGATTCGGTCACCGTGGGCGTCGAAGGGGTCGGCGAACTCCACAACCACTGCCATTCCGACCAGTAA
- a CDS encoding DUF3267 domain-containing protein, producing MSTVQARPVPERDASTLLREITLSRVVALQLAFVGTLGFVLSLGVFGRVFELVTGQSLVSVNQFVSVGAVSGLLGTLVVVVLAVVIVLPHELLHGLAISYYGGKPRYGVGLAHFLLPYAYATADHRFTRNQFVVVALAPLVGLTVLGVALMAAFEWSWLIVPLAANAGGAVGDCWMVLTVLGYPAHTRIEDGTTGLRILGTRTDSSQGHWLTTALWSVAIGTAVVPIGVYLVGPFALLALGIESLTVGWPGTVTLLFESTATPMSYSFSVGPGSFLLGAILGAVYALVRSR from the coding sequence ATGAGTACGGTTCAGGCTCGGCCGGTCCCGGAGCGCGACGCCTCGACGCTGCTCCGCGAGATCACGCTCTCGCGCGTGGTGGCGCTCCAGTTGGCGTTCGTCGGGACCCTCGGTTTCGTGCTCTCGCTCGGGGTATTCGGCCGGGTCTTCGAGCTGGTCACCGGGCAGTCGCTCGTCAGTGTGAACCAGTTCGTCTCCGTCGGAGCGGTGAGCGGGCTGCTGGGAACGCTGGTGGTGGTCGTACTGGCCGTCGTGATCGTCCTCCCGCACGAGTTGCTCCACGGACTCGCGATCTCGTACTATGGGGGAAAACCGCGTTACGGCGTCGGTCTCGCGCACTTCCTGCTACCCTACGCCTACGCGACGGCCGACCACCGGTTCACCCGCAACCAGTTCGTCGTCGTCGCGCTCGCGCCGCTCGTGGGTCTCACGGTTCTCGGCGTCGCGCTGATGGCCGCCTTCGAGTGGTCGTGGCTGATCGTCCCGCTAGCCGCGAACGCCGGTGGGGCCGTCGGTGACTGCTGGATGGTGCTGACCGTGCTCGGCTATCCGGCTCACACGCGCATCGAGGACGGCACGACCGGGCTGCGGATCCTCGGTACCCGAACCGACAGTTCCCAGGGTCACTGGCTCACGACCGCCCTCTGGAGCGTCGCTATCGGGACGGCCGTCGTCCCGATCGGCGTCTACCTCGTCGGACCGTTCGCCCTGCTCGCGCTCGGGATCGAATCGCTGACCGTCGGATGGCCCGGAACGGTCACGCTACTCTTCGAATCGACGGCCACGCCGATGTCGTACTCGTTCTCGGTCGGACCCGGGAGCTTCCTGCTCGGCGCTATCCTCGGCGCGGTCTACGCGTTGGTCCGCTCCCGATAG
- a CDS encoding ABC transporter ATP-binding protein: MMAIDTTDLTKRYGSTLAVDSLSLSVPAGTVYGFLGPNGAGKTTTMRMLTGLTHPSSGTGTIAAAPITDRDRLRPHIGYLPEEPPLYEEATAEEQLDYVAGLRDLPTDAAHERIDRLLADLDLAADAGTRISEYSKGMRQKVAYIQAVLHDPDVVFLDEPTSGLDPRAARTLREMIADLADGGTTVFLSTHILPVVEAVADTVGILYDGRLVAEDTPDALTNRAEAGETGSLEDAFLELTTDTPARGREATDG, translated from the coding sequence ATGATGGCGATCGATACCACCGACCTGACGAAACGCTACGGAAGCACGCTCGCCGTCGACTCCCTCTCGCTCTCGGTACCGGCGGGAACCGTCTACGGGTTCCTCGGTCCGAACGGGGCGGGGAAGACCACCACGATGCGGATGCTCACGGGGCTCACGCACCCCTCCAGCGGGACCGGGACCATCGCGGCCGCCCCGATCACCGACCGCGACCGGCTCCGTCCCCACATTGGCTATCTCCCCGAGGAGCCGCCGCTCTACGAGGAGGCGACCGCCGAGGAGCAGCTCGACTACGTCGCCGGGCTCCGCGACCTCCCCACCGACGCGGCACACGAACGGATCGATCGCCTCCTCGCGGACCTCGATCTCGCGGCCGACGCCGGCACGCGCATCTCGGAGTACTCGAAGGGGATGCGCCAGAAGGTCGCCTACATCCAGGCCGTCCTCCACGACCCCGACGTGGTCTTCCTCGACGAACCAACGTCGGGGCTGGACCCACGTGCCGCCCGGACGCTCCGCGAGATGATCGCCGACCTCGCCGACGGCGGAACGACGGTCTTCCTCTCGACACACATCCTGCCGGTCGTCGAGGCGGTCGCCGATACGGTGGGCATCCTCTACGACGGCCGGCTCGTCGCCGAGGACACGCCGGACGCCCTGACGAACCGTGCCGAAGCCGGCGAAACCGGCAGCCTCGAGGACGCCTTCCTCGAACTCACAACCGATACACCCGCCCGAGGCCGGGAGGCCACCGATGGCTGA
- a CDS encoding NAD(P)/FAD-dependent oxidoreductase, translating into MVDVAIVGGGPAGLSAALFAQKNGLETAVFDTDQTWMHKAHLFNYPGVGSIDGTDYMEVLRTQVDDFGVERHQGAEVTAVESTDDGFTVTADEEYEANYVILATGAKRDLAEDLGCAFTDEGAVDVDVTTETSVEDAYATGAMVRAEEWQAVIAAGDGAAAALNILTKEKGEHYHDFNVPADAEEVFGAMADDD; encoded by the coding sequence ATGGTAGACGTCGCAATCGTCGGTGGCGGCCCCGCCGGCCTCAGCGCAGCACTGTTCGCCCAGAAGAACGGCCTCGAAACCGCCGTCTTCGATACCGACCAGACGTGGATGCACAAGGCCCACCTCTTCAACTACCCCGGCGTCGGCTCCATCGACGGGACGGACTACATGGAGGTCCTCCGGACCCAGGTCGACGACTTCGGTGTCGAGCGCCACCAGGGAGCCGAGGTCACCGCCGTCGAATCGACCGACGACGGCTTCACGGTCACGGCCGACGAGGAGTACGAGGCGAACTACGTGATCCTCGCGACGGGCGCGAAGCGCGACCTCGCCGAGGATCTGGGCTGTGCGTTCACCGACGAGGGCGCGGTGGACGTGGACGTGACGACCGAGACGAGCGTCGAGGACGCCTACGCGACGGGCGCGATGGTCCGCGCCGAGGAGTGGCAGGCGGTCATCGCCGCCGGCGACGGTGCCGCGGCGGCGCTCAACATCCTCACGAAGGAGAAGGGCGAGCACTACCACGACTTCAACGTACCCGCCGACGCCGAGGAGGTCTTCGGCGCGATGGCCGACGACGACTGA
- a CDS encoding TetR/AcrR family transcriptional regulator — protein MTPDSERGTATDTERAIMEATFRALSKHGYVDLRLRDIGDEFEMTRQLIHYYYDGKHDLISAFLEYVIEQYEGSVAVDESDDLWAELDARIDQCLFGPEFASDFDHWDRMRVYHELFSQAQNDDQHREIFNRHYTKIRRSITRVIERGIEQGVFRDVDPENTAQFITDAIHAARGRRISLGHDEAPEQIRRALDEFVISSLAPPGEEPEFKRARSTARN, from the coding sequence ATGACCCCGGACAGCGAACGAGGAACCGCTACGGACACCGAGCGGGCGATCATGGAGGCGACCTTTCGGGCGCTCAGCAAGCACGGCTACGTCGACCTCCGGCTGCGCGATATCGGCGACGAGTTCGAGATGACCCGCCAGTTGATCCACTACTACTACGACGGCAAGCACGACCTCATCTCGGCGTTTCTCGAATACGTGATCGAGCAGTACGAGGGCAGCGTCGCGGTCGACGAGAGCGACGACCTCTGGGCGGAGCTGGACGCCCGGATCGACCAGTGTCTCTTCGGCCCCGAGTTCGCCAGCGACTTCGACCACTGGGATCGGATGCGCGTCTACCACGAGCTGTTCTCGCAGGCCCAGAACGACGACCAGCACCGCGAGATATTCAACCGCCACTACACCAAGATCCGCCGCAGCATCACCCGCGTCATCGAACGCGGGATCGAACAGGGCGTCTTCCGGGACGTCGACCCCGAGAACACGGCGCAGTTCATCACCGACGCGATACACGCCGCACGCGGACGGCGGATCTCGCTCGGCCACGACGAAGCGCCGGAACAGATACGCCGCGCGCTTGACGAGTTCGTCATCTCCTCGCTCGCCCCGCCGGGCGAGGAGCCCGAGTTCAAGCGCGCCCGTTCGACCGCCCGAAACTGA
- a CDS encoding RNA-guided endonuclease InsQ/TnpB family protein produces MPTRTIRTFEATILNQRQVRDDLDQLGWAASKLWNVGRYYAQGMWDDTGEIPDDGELKRELKGHERYTDLHSQSSQRVLEELAEAFNGWFAKRRNGDDRARPPGYRKHGDSHPRSTVSFKAAGFKHDAQYQRVRLSKGRNLKEHRSDFVLCEYKTRPDVDLTEWDIQQVRAVHKRGEWRLQFVCRTTIDPQPPGDEVAGIDLGICNFAAVSFGGDSLLYPGGALKEDEYYFAKKRAECDDSFSREARRLDQKRTDRRTHFLHTLSKEIVAKCVEREVGTIVVGDLGGIREDENGDPTNWGDHGNMDLHGWAFDRFTTMLDYKAEAEGIEVETVSERDTSKSCSVCGRCDDSQRVERGLYVCDECGLVANADTNGAENIRQKVLPNLATDGGDRDNGWLAQPATRLFSRTRGAFFPRSEAGCEP; encoded by the coding sequence ATGCCGACGCGAACCATCCGAACGTTCGAAGCCACCATCCTGAACCAACGACAGGTTCGGGACGACCTCGACCAACTCGGCTGGGCCGCGTCGAAGCTCTGGAACGTCGGTCGCTACTACGCACAGGGCATGTGGGACGACACGGGCGAGATTCCCGATGACGGGGAACTCAAACGCGAACTCAAAGGCCACGAACGCTATACGGACCTTCATTCCCAATCCAGTCAGCGCGTTCTCGAAGAACTCGCTGAAGCGTTCAACGGCTGGTTCGCAAAGCGTCGGAACGGCGACGACCGTGCCCGACCGCCCGGCTACCGCAAACACGGCGATTCGCACCCACGCTCCACGGTGTCGTTCAAGGCGGCTGGCTTCAAACACGACGCACAGTACCAGCGCGTTCGCCTCTCGAAAGGCCGGAATCTCAAGGAACACCGTTCGGACTTCGTGCTCTGTGAGTACAAAACCCGACCCGATGTGGACCTCACCGAGTGGGACATCCAGCAGGTCCGGGCCGTCCACAAACGCGGCGAGTGGCGACTCCAATTCGTCTGCCGAACGACGATTGACCCTCAACCGCCGGGCGACGAGGTTGCCGGAATCGACCTCGGAATCTGCAACTTCGCCGCCGTCTCGTTCGGTGGCGATTCACTGTTGTATCCCGGTGGCGCACTCAAAGAGGACGAATACTACTTCGCCAAGAAGCGTGCGGAGTGTGACGACTCGTTCTCCCGTGAGGCCCGCCGTCTCGACCAGAAGCGCACTGACCGCCGCACGCACTTTCTCCATACCCTCTCGAAAGAGATTGTGGCAAAATGCGTCGAACGCGAGGTCGGTACAATCGTCGTGGGCGACCTCGGCGGTATCCGCGAGGACGAAAACGGCGACCCCACCAATTGGGGCGACCACGGCAACATGGACCTCCACGGGTGGGCGTTCGACCGCTTCACGACGATGCTCGACTACAAGGCCGAAGCCGAAGGAATCGAGGTCGAAACCGTCTCCGAACGGGACACGTCGAAGTCGTGTTCGGTATGTGGTCGGTGCGACGACAGCCAGCGTGTCGAACGCGGATTGTACGTCTGTGACGAGTGCGGACTGGTCGCCAACGCCGACACGAATGGCGCAGAGAATATTCGACAAAAGGTACTCCCGAATCTCGCCACGGATGGCGGTGATAGGGATAACGGCTGGTTGGCACAGCCAGCGACCCGTCTCTTTTCACGAACGCGGGGAGCGTTTTTCCCACGTTCCGAGGCGGGTTGCGAACCCTGA